A single region of the Brassica rapa cultivar Chiifu-401-42 chromosome A03, CAAS_Brap_v3.01, whole genome shotgun sequence genome encodes:
- the LOC103859853 gene encoding uncharacterized protein LOC103859853: MKSHYTNIIYVVFLLFCLLITSSSAQSLIRQPTDDLSTILQQKNGAQPNSILGEAHYLNKDDLEIYSRDYKGSPSNLVTGMRDRPPMSYSLRMESFNTLLQSNETERYESRPFPVGGYNWSLIVYPNGNRQDSGSGFISLYLAIDNSTLVSSHQEVFADLRFYVFKRTERNFFTVQDTDVWRYNIFKTMWGFPRVLPLDTFRNPSNGYLFNGDNCEFGVDVTVHSPFESSELFTVARNFPNPRFTWTIQRFSTLVGDTHLSNTFSVGGRNWNIQVNPRGRSTGAGRAMSMYLILNANEKVRPNEKIYVRARLRVINQRIFSLLWTTIERPIDHWFTTPGLGWGYDEFISLDDLRDFWKGYVMGDVLIVEVEMEAISSTKYFPS, from the exons ATGAAGAGTCACTACACAAACATCATTTATGTTgtttttctcttattttgtcTTTTGATCACATCTTCCTCTGCACAATCCCTCATACGACAACCCACTGATGACCTAAGCACAATTCTACAGC AGAAGAATGGAGCGCAACCAAACTCAATCCTGGGAGAAGCGCATTACTTAAATAAAGATGATCTAGAGATCTATTCACGTGATTATAAAGGCTCACCTTCAAATTTAGTGACGGGTATGAGAGACCGTCCTCCAATGTCTTACTCTCTCAGAATGGAGTCTTTCAACACGCTCCTTCAGTCAAATGAGACAGAGAGATACGAATCTCGTCCTTTTCCCGTTGGTGGATACAACTG GTCACTTATTGTGTATCCCAACGGGAACAGGCAGGATAGTGGCTCAGGGTTCATTTCGCTTTATTTAGCCATAGACAACTCGACTCTCGTTTCTTCGCATCAAGAGGTTTTCGCAGATCTCAGGTTTTACGTATTCAAAAGGACCGAGAGGAATTTCTTCACCGTCCAAG ATACAGATGTATGGcgatataatattttcaaaacgaTGTGGGGATTCCCTCGGGTCCTCCCTCTTGATACCTTCAGAAACCCGAGCAACGGATACCTCTTCAATGGAGATAACTGCGAGTTTGGTGTTGATGTGACTGTTCATTCTCCCTTTGAAAGTTCAGAACTTTTCACTGTCGCTAGGAATTTCCCTAACCCGAGGTTCACCTGGACTATTCAGAGGTTCTCCACGCTGGTCGGAGATACGCATCTCTCTAATACGTTCTCGGTCGGAGGAAGGAATTG GAATATACAAGTGAATCCACGTGGCCGTTCAACGGGGGCGGGAAGAGCCATGTCGATGTATCTTATCCTTAATGCGAACGAGAAAGTTAGACCCAATGAGAAGATTTATGTTCGAGCAAGGCTTAGAGTTATTAACCAAAGGATATTCTCGCTCTTGTGGACAACCATCGAAAGGCCAA TCGATCATTGGTTCACTACTCCGGGATTAGGTTGGGGATACGATGAGTTTATCTCTCTAGATGATCTCAGAGATTTTTGGAAAGGTTATGTCATGGGTGATGTGTTGATAGTTGAAGTCGAAATGGAGGCAATTTCTTCAACCAAGTACTTCCCTAGTTAG
- the LOC103859854 gene encoding probable inactive serine/threonine-protein kinase fnkC translates to MTSHYRKTISIVSLLFCLFITSASARSFIRQYTDDFNTNLQQENGAGPNPNLGEANYEDKYQEISSRDYKVSASNAVKGLRDRPPSSYILKMESFNTLLKSNYAERYESRPFAVGGYNWTLVVYPNGNKKDSGSGYLSLYVAIDNSTLVGAQQEVLADLRFYVFNNNERKYFTIQDTTVRRFNVFKTMWGFSQVLPVDTFKDTKNGYLYDGDHCEFGVDVIIPSIAENSELFSVTEKFFNPTSTWTIRGFSTLLKDSYLSDVFSIGGRNWNIQVYPNGRGSGEGKFISMFLNLNEKEKLRPYEKVYVRAKLRVLNQRKLNNVQRQLDSWYNRAVASWGFNQFISFDDLRDSSKGFLVNDVLMVQVEMEAVSSTKYFP, encoded by the exons ATGACGAGTCACTACAGAAAGACCATCTCTATTGTTTCTCTCTTGTTTTGTCTCTTCATCACATCTGCGTCTGCACGTTCCTTCATACGTCAATACACTGATGACTTTAACACAAATCTTCAGC AGGAGAATGGAGCAGGACCAAACCCAAACCTGGGAGAAGCGAACTACGAAGACAAATATCAAGAGATCTCATCTCGTGATTATAAAGTTTCAGCTTCAAACGCAGTGAAAGGTCTGAGAGATCGTCCTCCATCGTCTTACATTCTCAAGATGGAGTCTTTCAACACTCTCCTTAAGTCAAACTACGCAGAGAGATACGAGTCTCGCCCTTTTGCAGTTGGTGGATACAACTG GACACTTGTCGTGTACCCTAACGGGAACAAGAAGGACAGTGGTTCAGGGTACCTTTCTCTTTACGTAGCCATAGACAACTCCACTCTCGTCGGTGCACAGCAAGAAGTTCTAGCAGATCTCAGGTTTTACGTCTTCAACAATAACGAGAGGAAGTACTTCACCATCCaag ATACTACTGTACGGAGATTCAACGTCTTCAAAACAATGTGGGGATTCTCTCAGGTCCTCCCTGTTGACACCTTCAAAGATACAAAAAACGGATACCTCTACGATGGAGATCACTGTGAGTTTGGTGTTGATGTGATCATTCCTTCTATAGCTGAGAACTCAGAACTCTTCTCCGTCACTGAGAAGTTCTTTAACCCGACATCCACCTGGACAATTCGGGGTTTCTCCACCCTGCTTAAAGATAGTTACCTATCAGATGTGTTCTCTATTGGAGGAAGAAATTG GAATATACAAGTGTATCCAAATGGTAGAGGCTCGGGGGAGGGAAAGTTCATATCCATGTTTCTTAACCTTAACGAGAAGGAGAAACTCAGACCCTATGAGAAGGTTTATGTTCGAGCTAAGCTTCGGGTTCTTAACCAACGGAAACTCAATAATGTCCAAAGGCAGC TTGATAGTTGGTATAATAGAGCAGTAGCTAGCTGGGGGTTTAATCAGTTTATATCTTTTGATGATCTGAGAGATTCATCAAAGGGTTTCCTTGTGAATGATGTGTTGATGGTTCAAGTTGAAATGGAGGCTGTTTCTTCAACCAAGTACTTCCCCTAG
- the LOC103860209 gene encoding uncharacterized protein LOC103860209 isoform X2, protein MKQRDTNLVLFIVGGYNWSLIVYPNGYRQDSGSGFISLYVAIDNSTLVEAHQEVFADLRFYVFKNNERKYFTIQDTHAWRYNIFKTMWGFSQVLPLATFRDPSNGYLYDEDHCEFGVDVTIHSPFQSSELFSVARNFDKPRFSWTIRSFSALVGDTYFSDTFSVGGRNWNIQVNPSGRATREGRALSMYLLLNANEKEEEEPALMKHASDTEVSSSLSSL, encoded by the exons ATGAAACAGAGAGATACGAATCTCGTCCTTTTTATAGTTGGTGGATACAACTG GTCACTTATTGTGTACCCCAACGGATACAGGCAGGATAGTGGTTCAGGGTTCATTTCGCTTTATGTAGCCATAGACAACTCAACTCTCGTTGAAGCACATCAAGAGGTTTTCGCGGATCTCAGATTTTACGTATTCAAAAATAACGAGAGGAAGTACTTCACCATCCAAG ATACTCATGCATGGCGATACAATATTTTCAAAACGATGTGGGGATTCTCTCAGGTCCTCCCTCTTGCTACCTTCAGAGACCCGAGCAACGGATACCTTTACGATGAAGATCACTGCGAGTTTGGTGTTGATGTGACTATTCATTCTCCTTTTCAAAGTTCAGAACTTTTCTCTGTAGCTAGGAACTTTGATAAACCGAGGTTCAGCTGGACCATTCGGAGTTTCTCCGCGTTGGTCGGAGATACGTACTTCTCTGATACATTCTCCGTGGGAGGAAGGAATTG GAATATACAAGTAAATCCAAGTGGCCGTGCAACAAGAGAGGGAAGAGCCTTGTCGATGTATCTTCTCCTTAATGCGAACGAGAAG GAGGAGGAAGAACCAGCGCTTATGAAACACGCGTCAGACACAGAAGTCTCCTCCTCTCTCTCATCTCTATAA
- the LOC103860209 gene encoding uncharacterized protein LOC103860209 isoform X1 — MKQRDTNLVLFIVGGYNWSLIVYPNGYRQDSGSGFISLYVAIDNSTLVEAHQEVFADLRFYVFKNNERKYFTIQDTHAWRYNIFKTMWGFSQVLPLATFRDPSNGYLYDEDHCEFGVDVTIHSPFQSSELFSVARNFDKPRFSWTIRSFSALVGDTYFSDTFSVGGRNWNIQVNPSGRATREGRALSMYLLLNANEKVRPYEKIYVRTKLRVVNQLIFSFFLGNHRKAKRRKNQRL; from the exons ATGAAACAGAGAGATACGAATCTCGTCCTTTTTATAGTTGGTGGATACAACTG GTCACTTATTGTGTACCCCAACGGATACAGGCAGGATAGTGGTTCAGGGTTCATTTCGCTTTATGTAGCCATAGACAACTCAACTCTCGTTGAAGCACATCAAGAGGTTTTCGCGGATCTCAGATTTTACGTATTCAAAAATAACGAGAGGAAGTACTTCACCATCCAAG ATACTCATGCATGGCGATACAATATTTTCAAAACGATGTGGGGATTCTCTCAGGTCCTCCCTCTTGCTACCTTCAGAGACCCGAGCAACGGATACCTTTACGATGAAGATCACTGCGAGTTTGGTGTTGATGTGACTATTCATTCTCCTTTTCAAAGTTCAGAACTTTTCTCTGTAGCTAGGAACTTTGATAAACCGAGGTTCAGCTGGACCATTCGGAGTTTCTCCGCGTTGGTCGGAGATACGTACTTCTCTGATACATTCTCCGTGGGAGGAAGGAATTG GAATATACAAGTAAATCCAAGTGGCCGTGCAACAAGAGAGGGAAGAGCCTTGTCGATGTATCTTCTCCTTAATGCGAACGAGAAGGTCAGACCCTACGAGAAGATTTATGTTCGAACCAAGCTTAGAGTTGTTAACCAACtaatcttttcattttttttggggAACCATAGAAAAGCAAa GAGGAGGAAGAACCAGCGCTTATGA
- the LOC103859856 gene encoding probable inactive serine/threonine-protein kinase fnkC, producing MTSHYRNTISIVSLLCCLYITSASARSFIRQYTDDFNKNLQQENGAGPNPNVGEVNYVDKLQEISSRDYKVSASNAVKGLRDRPPSSYTLKMESFNTLLKSNYAERYESRPFAVGGYNWTLVVYPNGNKKDSGSGYLSLYVAIDNSTLVAAHQEVLADLRFYIFNNNERKYFTIQDTTVWRFNVFKTMWGFSQVLPVDTFKDPKNGYLYDGDHCEFGVDVIIPSIAENSELFSATEKFYNPTFTWTIRGFSTLLKDMYSSDVFTIGGRSWNIQVYPNGRGEGEGKFLSMFLKLNGEEKLRPYEKVYVRAKLRVLNQSKLNNVQNQLDSWFSRAVPSWGFRKLISFDDLRDSSKGFLVNDMLMVQVEMEAVSSTKYFP from the exons ATGACGAGTCACTACAGAAACACCATCTCTATTGTTTCTCTCTTGTGTTGTCTCTATATCACATCTGCGTCTGCACGTTCCTTCATACGTCAATATACTGATGACTTTAACAAAAATCTTCAGC AGGAGAATGGAGCAGGACCAAACCCAAACGTGGGAGAAGTAAACTATGTAGACAAACTTCAAGAGATCTCATCTCGTGATTATAAAGTTTCAGCTTCAAACGCAGTGAAAGGTCTGAGAGATCGTCCTCCATCGTCTTACACTCTCAAGATGGAGTCTTTCAACACTCTCCTTAAGTCAAACTACGCAGAGAGATACGAGTCTCGCCCTTTTGCAGTTGGTGGATACAACTG GACACTTGTTGTGTATCCCAACGGGAACAAGAAGGACAGTGGTTCAGGGTACCTTTCTCTTTACGTGGCCATAGACAACTCCACTCTCGTCGCTGCACATCAAGAGGTTTTGGCAGATCTCAGGTTCTACATCTTCAACAATAACGAGAGGAAGTACTTCACCATCCAAG ATACTACTGTATGGAGATTCAACGTCTTCAAAACAATGTGGGGATTCTCTCAGGTCCTCCCTGTTGACACCTTCAAAGATCCGAAAAACGGATACCTCTATGATGGAGATCACTGTGAGTTTGGCGTTGATGTGATCATTCCTTCTATAGCTGAGAACTCAGAACTCTTCTCTGCCACTGAGAAGTTCTATAACCCGACATTCACCTGGACGATTCGAGGATTCTCCACCCTGCTTAAAGATATGTACTCATCAGATGTGTTTACTATTGGAGGAAGAAGTTG GAATATACAAGTGTATCCAAATGGTCGAGGCGAGGGAGAGGGAAAGTTCTTGTCCATGTTTCTTAAGCTCAATGGGGAGGAGAAACTCAGACCCTATGAGAAGGTTTATGTTCGAGCCAAACTTCGGGTTCTTAACCAAAGCAAACTCAACAATGTCCAAAACCAAC TGGATAGTTGGTTCAGTAGAGCAGTACCGAGCTGGGGGTTTCGTAAGTTGATATCTTTTGATGATCTGAGAGATTCATCAAAGGGTTTCCTTGTGAATGATATGCTGATGGTTCAAGTTGAAATGGAGGCTGTTTCTTCAACCAAGTACTTTCCCTAG
- the LOC103859855 gene encoding reactive Intermediate Deaminase A, chloroplastic isoform X1, translating to MTLSLVKSMINSPKLRLSTAPLGFSRCNRWCVSLPNMSSKSIPFASLTISASSENAGKKEVVATEKAPAALGPYSQAIKANNLVFLSGVLGLIPETGKFVSDSVEDQTEQVLKNMGEILKASGVDYSSVVKTTIMLADLGDFKKVNDIYAKYFPAPSPARSTYQVAALPLNAKIEIECIATL from the exons ATGACTTTGTCACTCGTCAAATCCATGATAAACTCTCCAAAACTCCGCCTCTCCACAGCACCACTTGGCTTCTCTCGTTGCAACCGCTGGTGTGTCTCTCTTCCAAATATGTCTTCAAAATCTATTCCTTTCGCTTCACTCACTATCTCCGCTTCTTCTG AAAATGCAGGTAAGAAGGAAGTAGTGGCTACAGAGAAAGCACCAGCTGCTTTGGGACCATACTCTCAGGCTATCAAAGCTAATAATCTTGTTTTCCTCTCTGGTGTTCTTGGACTTATACCTGAG ACTGGAAAGTTTGTTTCAGACAGCGTTGAGGATCAGACAGAACAG GTACTCAAGAACATGGGGGAGATATTGAAAGCTAGTGGTGTTGATTACTCCTCTGTGGTGAAGACAACAATCAT GCTTGCTGACTTGGGTGACTTCAAGAAAGTCAACGATATATACGCCAAAT ACTTCCCAGCTCCTTCTCCAGCACGATCCACATATCAAGTCGCAGCCTTGCCTCTAAACGCCAAGATCGAGATCGAATGCATTGCAACACTCTAG
- the LOC103859855 gene encoding reactive Intermediate Deaminase A, chloroplastic isoform X2 → MTLSLVKSMINSPKLRLSTAPLGFSRCNRWCVSLPNMSSKSIPFASLTISASSGKKEVVATEKAPAALGPYSQAIKANNLVFLSGVLGLIPETGKFVSDSVEDQTEQVLKNMGEILKASGVDYSSVVKTTIMLADLGDFKKVNDIYAKYFPAPSPARSTYQVAALPLNAKIEIECIATL, encoded by the exons ATGACTTTGTCACTCGTCAAATCCATGATAAACTCTCCAAAACTCCGCCTCTCCACAGCACCACTTGGCTTCTCTCGTTGCAACCGCTGGTGTGTCTCTCTTCCAAATATGTCTTCAAAATCTATTCCTTTCGCTTCACTCACTATCTCCGCTTCTTCTG GTAAGAAGGAAGTAGTGGCTACAGAGAAAGCACCAGCTGCTTTGGGACCATACTCTCAGGCTATCAAAGCTAATAATCTTGTTTTCCTCTCTGGTGTTCTTGGACTTATACCTGAG ACTGGAAAGTTTGTTTCAGACAGCGTTGAGGATCAGACAGAACAG GTACTCAAGAACATGGGGGAGATATTGAAAGCTAGTGGTGTTGATTACTCCTCTGTGGTGAAGACAACAATCAT GCTTGCTGACTTGGGTGACTTCAAGAAAGTCAACGATATATACGCCAAAT ACTTCCCAGCTCCTTCTCCAGCACGATCCACATATCAAGTCGCAGCCTTGCCTCTAAACGCCAAGATCGAGATCGAATGCATTGCAACACTCTAG
- the LOC103859857 gene encoding calcium-dependent protein kinase 9, producing the protein MGNCFAKNHGLMKPQQNGQTRSVEVDQTHQDPPSYTPQPRSQTPEKPSSETNQPPPWRMAAPAPSPKAAKSSSTSILENAYEDVKLFYTLGKELGRGQFGVTYLCTENSTGKKYACKSISKKKLVTKADKDDMRREIQIMQHLSGQPNIVEFKGAYEDEKAVNLVMELCAGGELFDRIIAKGHYSERAAASVCRQIVNVVKICHFMGVLHRDLKPENFLLSSKDDKALIKATDFGLSVFIEEGKVYRDIVGSAYYVAPEVLRRRYGKEVDIWSAGIILYILLSGVPPFWAETEKGIFDAILEGHIDFESQPWPSISNSAKDLVRKMLTADPKRRISAADVLEHPWLREGGEASDKPIDSAVLSRMKQFRAMNKLKKLALKVIAENINTEEIQGLKAMFANIDTDNSGTITYEELKEGLAKLGSKLTEAEVKQLMDAADVDGNGSIDYIEFITATMHRHRLESDENLYKAFQHFDKDGSGYITIDELEVALKEYGMGDDATIKEVLSDVDSDNDGRINYEEFCAMMRSGNPQQQQQQQPPRLF; encoded by the exons ATGGGAAATTGCTTTGCCAAGAACCATGGATTGATGAAGCCTCAGCAAAACGGGCAGACCAGATCAGTTGAAGTGGATCAGACCCACCAAGATCCGCCGTCGTATACCCCACAGCCGAGAAGTCAGACGCCGGAGAAACCATCATCCGAGACGAACCAACCGCCGCCGTGGAGAATGGCTGCGCCGGCACCAAGCCCCAAAGCGGCAAAGAGCAGTTCTACTTCTATCCTAGAGAACGCTTACGAGGACGTGAAGCTGTTCTACACACTGGGGAAAGAGCTAGGACGAGGGCAGTTCGGTGTAACGTATCTCTGCACAGAGAACTCAACCGGGAAGAAGTACGCTTGCAAGTCCATCTCGAAGAAGAAGCTGGTGACGAAAGCTGACAAGGACGACATGAGGAGAGAGATTCAGATAATGCAGCATTTGAGTGGGCAGCCTAACATTGTGGAGTTCAAAGGGGCTTATGAGGATGAGAAGGCTGTGAATCTGGTGATGGAGCTTTGCGCTGGTGGCGAGCTGTTTGATAGGATCATTGCTAAGGGGCATTACAGTGAGAGAGCGGCTGCGTCTGTGTGTAGACAGATTGTGAACGTTGTCAAGATTTGTCATTTCATGGGTGTGTTGCATAGAGACTTGAAGCCTGAGAATTTCTTGCTTTCTAGTAAAGATGACAAGGCTTTGATCAAGGCTACTGATTTTGGCTTGTCTGTCTTCATTGAAGAGG GAAAAGTATATAGAGACATTGTTGGGAGTGCATACTATGTTGCTCCTGAAGTCTTGCGTCGTAGATACGGGAAAGAAGTTGATATATGGAGTGCTGGAATCATATTATACATTCTCCTTAGTGGTGTGCCCCCGTTTTGGGCTG AAACCGAGAAAGGGATATTTGATGCTATATTGGAAGGCCATATCGACTTTGAAAGCCAGCCCTGGCCTTCAATCTCCAACAGTGCTAAAGATCTTGTGCGCAAGATGCTGACTGCTGATCCAAAAAGGAGGATCTCTGCTGCTGATGTTCTTG AGCATCCATGGCTTAGAGAAGGTGGAGAAGCATCTGACAAGCCAATTGACAGTGCTGTTCTCTCAAGGATGAAACAGTTTAGAGCAATGAATAAGCTAAAGAAACTTGCCTTAAAG GTTATCGCGGAGAATATTAACACGGAGGAGATCCAAGGATTGAAGGCAATGTTTGCTAACATAGACACAGACAACAGTGGCACAATCACATATGAAGAATTGAAAGAAGGGTTAGCCAAGTTGGGATCTAAACTCACAGAAGCTGAAGTGAAGCAGCTCATGGATGCT GCTGATGTTGATGGGAACGGGTCAATAGACTACATAGAGTTCATTACTGCAACTATGCATAGACACAGGCTTGAAAGTGATGAGAATCTTTACAAGGCTTTCCAGCATTTTGACAAAGACGGCAGTGG ATACATTACAATAGATGAGCTCGAAGTGGCGTTGAAGGAGTATGGAATGGGAGATGATGCAACAATCAAAGAGGTTCTCTCAGATGTGGACTCTGATAAC GATGGTAGAATCAACTATGAAGAGTTCTGCGCGATGATGAGAAGTGGAAATccacaacagcaacaacaacaacaaccaccgCGGCTCTTCTAA
- the LOC103859861 gene encoding protein FATTY ACID EXPORT 6, which translates to MHDFCFTIPYGLLLIGGGFIGYLKKGSITSFAGGAGTGLLLILAGYLSLNAFKKKKTSTIAVVLQTVISAALTLVMGQRYLLTQKIMPAGLVAVISALMTCFYVYKIATGGNKIPSKAAE; encoded by the exons ATGCATGATTTCTGCTTCACAATCCCCTACGGGCTACTCCTAATCGGCGGTGGGTTCATCGGGTACCTGAAGAAAGGAAGCATCACATCTTTCGCAGGAGGTGCAGGCACTGGGCTATTACTCATCCTCGCTGGATATCTCAGTCTCAATGctttcaagaagaagaagacttctACCATCGCTGTTGTTCTTCAGACAG TCATCTCAGCAGCTCTCACACTAGTCATGGGACAGCGTTACTTGCTCACTCAAAAGATCATGCCCGCTGGTTTGGTTGCTGTGATCAG TGCTCTCATGACCTGTTTTTACGTATACAAGATCGCTACTGGTGGCAATAAAATCCCATCAAAAGCTGCTGAGTGA